One region of Anthonomus grandis grandis chromosome 22, icAntGran1.3, whole genome shotgun sequence genomic DNA includes:
- the LOC126748129 gene encoding xaa-Pro aminopeptidase 1-like, whose product MLKMDKQNINILLNIILALIAGATASEQELITTGELRKLCSKRGNAIPPPRRVNSTLRLRNLREMMISEVKLGTHPIDAYLVTSSDEHQSIAVEEYDTRREFISGFSGSYGDAIITLSKAALWTDGRYHLQADEELDCNWLLMREGLKNVSTRTEWLRSEFPDGGRIGANPKLISEYMWNKMANQLAPHKIELVALNVCLIDEIWPKKERPKKRSKNAFVLDIKYAGVNYTTKIEEVRKLVKKAGADAMVVTSLDEIAWLLNLRGRDIPYPPFVKSYLFFDMNNVFFYANWNQLEKNNVTTYFHAQSVFRHKDTVQIKNYTAIWNDLRTKSQLYDKILVASHCVYSEGASHAIYEHIFPEKRLPLQSPIIHLKSIKNAVEIQGMQVAHVKDGAAMCDFFSFVEMEISKGRSFTEIELVEILDAGRFLQVDSLGNSFPTIVGFAGNGAKPHYIPTNNTDSRIFNNGTIVIESGGQYFEGTTSVTRTIHYGEPDENMKAAYTRVLLGQIGFSTLTFPPNMKIADADILVRGPLWEVGLDYLHESGHGIGSFAGAKESPIAIQYDLEVSTKQTFKPGYFFTIEPGYYKEGYFGVRLQNVYQVIKKPWLQKTSGHKYLGFKTLTLVPYQQKMLAMELLSTHERKWLNRYNEEIRQEVGAELKRQGKTDAFYWMMENTKYIPENRGHTLSATIILILSSITISITYL is encoded by the exons CTTTAATCGCAGGAGCGACTGCCTCTGAACAGGAATTAATTACAACAGGAGAACTGAGAAAACTATGTTCAAAAAGAGGCAATGCAATTCCACCACCAAGAAGAGTTAACAGCACCTTAAG attgcGTAACTTAAGAGAAATGATGATATCAGAGGTAAAACTAGGAACGCATCCCATAGACGCATACTTGGTTACCTCCAGTGATGAACACCAG AGCATTGCTGTAGAGGAATATGATACTCGTCGAGAGTTCATATCTGGGTTTAGCGGAAGTTATGGAGATGCGATAATAACGTTGAGTAAAGCCGCCCTGTGGACTGACGGTAGATACCATCTGCAAGCTGATGAGGAACTTGACTGTAATTGGTTATTAATGCGAGAAGGACTTAAGAATGTTTCTACAAG AACGGAATGGCTTAGGTCCGAATTTCCAGATGGTGGTCGAATAGGAGCAAATCCAAAATTGATATCGGAGTACATGTGGAATAAAATGGCGAACCAGTTGGCGCCGCATAAAATCGAACTTGTTGCCCTAAACGTGTGTTTAATCGACGAAATTTGGCCTAAAAAAGAAAGGCCCAAGAAGAGAAGTAAAAATGCGTTTGTACTAGATATTAAATATGCTG GTGTAAATTATACCACAAAAATAGAAGAAGTGAGGAAACTAGTTAAAAAAGCTGGAGCTGATGCTATGGTAGTTACCTCATTAGATGAAATAGCATGGCTACTAAACTTGAGAGGAAGAGACATTCCATACCCTCCATTTGTAAAAAGCTACTTATTTTTTGATATGAATAACGTATTCTTTTACGCTAATTGGAACCAACTGGAGAAAAACAACGTTACAACATACTTTCATGCGCAGTCAGTTTTCCGACATAAAGACACAGTACA aattaaaaactaTACAGCCATATGGAACGACCTTCGTACGAAATCACAGCTATATGATAAAATTTTGGTTGCTTCGCATTGTGTCTACAGCGAAGGCGCTAGCCACGCCATTTATGAGCatatttttcctgaaaaaagaCTGCCCCTACAATCCCCGATCATTCAtcttaaatctattaaaaatgcTGTAGAAATTCAAGGGATGCAGGTCGCACATGTTAAAGATGGAGCTGCCATGTGCGATTTCTTCTCGTTTGTTGAGATGGAG ATTTCCAAGGGACGATCGTTTACGGAAATCGAGCTTGTAGAAATTCTGGATGCAGGTCGTTTCCTTCAAGTAGACAGTCTTGGCAATAGTTTCCCTACGATCGTTGGGTTCGCTGGAAATGGGGCTAAGCCTCATTACATTCCCACCAATAACACCGATtccagaatttttaataatggcACCATCGTCATCGAGTCTGGGGGACAATATTTCG AGGGTACAACGAGCGTAACGCGTACAATCCATTACGGTGAACCGGATGAAAATATGAAGGCAGCATATACAAGAGTTCTCCTAGGTCAAATAGGTTTTTCAACTTTAACATTTCCACCTAATATGAAAATAGCAGATGCCGATATTCTCGTGAGAGGCCCCCTGTGGGAGGTTGGCCTGGATTACCTGCACGAATCGGGCCATGGAATTGGGTCATTTGCTGGAGCTAAAGAAT CCCCAATCGCTATACAGTATGACTTGGAAGTATCAACAAAGCAGACTTTTAAACCAGGGTATTTTTTCACCATAG aaccCGGTTATTACAAAGAAGGCTATTTTGGAGTACGACTGCAAAATGTCTACCAAGTAATCAAAAAGCCTTGGCTGCAGAAGACATCAGGTCACAAATATCTTGGATTTAAGACACTCACTTTAGTACCTTATCAACAGAAAATGTTAGCGATGGAACTACTGTCAACGCATGAG agaaaatggTTGAATCGCTACAATGAAGAAATTCGCCAAGAAGTCGGAGCCGAACTCAAAAGACAAGGCAAAACTGACGCATTTTATTGGATGATGGAAAACACTAAATACATTCCAGAAAATAGAGGCCATACACTATCagcaacaattattttaatattaagtagtaTAACAATAAGTATAACATATTTATAG